The Lutibacter profundi genome includes a region encoding these proteins:
- a CDS encoding 3-hydroxyacyl-CoA dehydrogenase family protein: protein MKNIAVIGAGTMGNGIAHVFAQNNYKVNLIDISQVALEKGLANITKNLDRLIAKERITEDLKAQTLNNITSFTSINEGVKNTDLVVEAATENIELKLKIFKQLDEEAPANAILASNTSSISITKIAAVTNRPEKVIGMHFMNPVPIMKLVEIIRGYTTSNEVTETIMELSKNLNKVPVEVNDYPGFVANRILMPMLNEAIETLYNGVAGVYEIDTVMKLGMAHPMGPLQLADFIGLDVCLSILNVMYNGFKNPKYAPCPLLVNMVQAGKLGIKSGEGFYDYSQSRKATTIAKQFQ, encoded by the coding sequence ATGAAAAACATAGCAGTAATAGGAGCTGGTACAATGGGTAACGGAATAGCTCACGTATTTGCTCAAAACAACTACAAGGTTAATTTAATTGATATTTCACAAGTAGCTTTAGAAAAAGGGCTTGCCAACATTACAAAAAATTTAGATAGATTAATTGCTAAAGAACGTATTACTGAAGATCTTAAAGCTCAAACATTAAATAATATAACCTCTTTCACTTCTATTAATGAAGGAGTTAAAAATACCGATTTAGTTGTTGAAGCTGCTACTGAAAATATTGAATTAAAGTTAAAAATATTTAAACAATTAGATGAGGAAGCACCAGCAAATGCAATTTTGGCATCAAATACGTCTTCAATATCTATTACTAAAATTGCTGCCGTTACTAATCGTCCCGAAAAGGTTATTGGAATGCATTTTATGAATCCTGTTCCAATAATGAAATTGGTTGAAATTATTAGAGGTTACACTACTTCAAATGAAGTAACTGAAACTATTATGGAACTTTCAAAAAATTTAAATAAAGTACCTGTAGAAGTTAATGATTATCCAGGTTTTGTTGCAAATCGTATTTTAATGCCTATGCTTAATGAAGCTATTGAAACTTTGTACAATGGTGTTGCTGGTGTTTATGAAATTGATACCGTTATGAAATTAGGCATGGCACATCCAATGGGACCTCTCCAATTGGCAGATTTTATTGGTTTAGATGTATGCTTATCTATTTTAAATGTAATGTACAACGGATTTAAAAACCCTAAATATGCACCTTGTCCTTTACTTGTTAATATGGTACAAGCTGGCAAACTTGGTATTAAATCTGGTGAAGGTTTTTATGACTATTCCCAATCTAGAAAAGCAACTACAATTGCAAAACAATTTCAATAA
- a CDS encoding PhzF family phenazine biosynthesis protein: MIFNMTIYQVDAFNTKIFKGNPAAVCPLTAWISTELMQSIAEENNLSETVFFVKNNDYFEIKWFTPTCEIDLCGHATLAAAHIIFTELNFEHSIIEFHSKSGILTVKKNEDWYTLNFPSEEIKEIETPSILKQVLNVPILKTYKGKWKLVVELENETTVLNLNPNFSLLAELESNGIIVTSKGDNFDFVSRFFAPKIGINEDPVTGSAHTLLIPYWAKKLNKTNLEAIQLSKRVGILKCKHLNERVEISGQAITYLKGELTL, translated from the coding sequence ATGATTTTTAATATGACTATTTATCAAGTTGACGCTTTTAATACTAAAATTTTTAAAGGAAATCCAGCAGCAGTTTGTCCGCTAACAGCATGGATTTCAACAGAATTAATGCAATCAATTGCTGAGGAAAATAATTTATCGGAGACTGTATTTTTTGTGAAAAATAATGATTATTTTGAAATTAAATGGTTTACGCCTACTTGTGAAATTGATTTATGTGGTCATGCTACTTTGGCTGCAGCCCATATTATTTTTACAGAATTAAACTTTGAACATAGTATTATTGAATTTCACTCTAAAAGTGGAATACTCACTGTAAAAAAGAATGAAGACTGGTACACTTTAAACTTTCCTTCAGAAGAAATTAAAGAAATTGAAACACCTTCAATATTAAAACAAGTTTTAAATGTTCCTATTTTAAAAACTTATAAAGGAAAATGGAAATTAGTAGTTGAACTTGAAAATGAAACTACAGTTTTAAATTTAAACCCAAATTTTAGCTTATTAGCTGAATTAGAATCAAATGGAATTATTGTGACTTCAAAAGGAGATAACTTCGATTTTGTTTCTCGTTTTTTTGCTCCAAAAATTGGTATAAATGAAGATCCTGTTACTGGTTCAGCTCATACATTACTAATTCCCTATTGGGCTAAAAAATTAAATAAAACAAATCTAGAAGCCATTCAACTTTCAAAAAGAGTAGGTATCTTAAAGTGTAAACACTTAAATGAACGAGTTGAAATAAGCGGACAAGCAATTACATATTTAAAAGGAGAATTAACATTATAA
- a CDS encoding Gfo/Idh/MocA family protein yields the protein MLKVGVLGAGHLGKIHLKLLNQSHKYNLIGFYDPIKENAEKVEKEFGYKSFETVKQLIDAVDVVDIVTPTLSHFDCAKEAIEKGKHIFIEKPITKTVEEANTLIKLSKLNNVKGQVGHVERFNPAFTAVKKSIHKPMFIEAHRLAEFNPRGTDVPVVLDLMIHDIDIILSVVKSEVSHISASGVSVISDTPDIANARIEFKNGCVANLTASRISLKNMRKTRFFQRDAYIAVDFFEKATEVVKMKDAPKTPDDFDMILQNAEGIKKQIYFENPVVEANNAILDELETFANAINNNTTPIVTLEQGTEALRVAQMIINDF from the coding sequence ATGCTTAAAGTAGGAGTTTTAGGTGCAGGTCATCTTGGTAAAATTCATTTAAAATTATTAAATCAGTCTCATAAATACAATCTCATAGGCTTTTATGATCCCATTAAAGAAAATGCGGAAAAAGTTGAAAAAGAGTTTGGATATAAATCATTTGAAACTGTTAAACAGTTAATTGATGCTGTTGATGTTGTTGATATTGTAACTCCTACCCTTTCTCATTTTGATTGTGCCAAAGAAGCTATTGAAAAAGGAAAACATATTTTTATTGAAAAGCCTATTACTAAAACTGTTGAAGAAGCAAATACATTAATAAAACTTTCAAAATTAAATAATGTTAAAGGACAGGTGGGACATGTTGAACGATTTAATCCGGCATTTACTGCTGTTAAAAAATCCATACATAAACCTATGTTTATAGAAGCTCATAGATTGGCTGAATTTAACCCTAGAGGAACCGATGTACCTGTAGTACTAGATTTAATGATACATGATATTGATATTATTTTAAGCGTTGTTAAATCAGAAGTATCACATATAAGTGCAAGTGGTGTTTCAGTAATTAGTGATACACCAGATATTGCAAATGCGCGTATTGAATTTAAAAATGGCTGTGTTGCAAATTTAACAGCTAGTAGAATTTCACTAAAAAATATGCGTAAAACACGTTTCTTTCAACGTGATGCCTATATAGCGGTAGATTTTTTTGAAAAAGCAACTGAGGTTGTTAAAATGAAAGATGCTCCTAAAACTCCTGATGATTTTGATATGATATTACAAAATGCTGAAGGTATAAAAAAACAAATCTATTTTGAAAATCCAGTAGTTGAAGCTAACAATGCTATTTTAGATGAGTTAGAAACATTTGCAAATGCCATAAACAATAATACAACACCTATTGTAACTTTAGAACAAGGCACAGAAGCCTTGCGAGTAGCCCAAATGATTATAAATGATTTTTAA
- a CDS encoding protein-L-isoaspartate(D-aspartate) O-methyltransferase: MKDTNKHKGLRNQLVKIIEEKGIVDKNVLKAISNVPRHLFMDSGFAHFAYQDKPFPIAANQTISQPYTVAFQTELLHVKPNYKILEIGTGSGYQTAILIEMGAKVFTIERQNELFKKTKLFLPKIGYNPKKIIFGDGYKGLPEFAPFDGIVVTAGAPFVPSPLLAQLKIGGRLVIPVGEETQTMTLFIRTGAKDFEKHELGKFRFVPLLKKKN; the protein is encoded by the coding sequence GTGAAGGACACAAACAAACATAAAGGGCTAAGAAACCAACTAGTTAAAATAATTGAAGAAAAAGGTATTGTTGATAAAAATGTGTTGAAAGCAATTTCCAACGTTCCTCGTCATTTATTTATGGATTCTGGTTTTGCTCATTTTGCATACCAAGATAAACCATTCCCTATAGCTGCTAACCAAACTATTTCACAACCTTATACTGTAGCCTTTCAAACAGAATTATTACACGTTAAACCAAATTATAAGATTTTAGAAATAGGAACAGGATCGGGTTATCAAACAGCAATATTGATTGAAATGGGAGCAAAAGTGTTTACAATTGAAAGGCAGAATGAGTTGTTTAAAAAAACGAAGTTATTTTTACCTAAAATTGGTTACAATCCAAAAAAAATAATTTTTGGAGATGGCTATAAAGGCTTACCTGAATTTGCACCATTTGATGGAATTGTAGTAACTGCTGGTGCTCCTTTTGTGCCAAGCCCATTGTTAGCTCAATTAAAAATAGGAGGTAGGCTTGTAATTCCTGTTGGAGAGGAAACTCAAACAATGACTTTATTTATTAGAACGGGTGCTAAAGATTTTGAAAAACATGAATTGGGTAAATTTAGATTTGTACCATTGTTAAAGAAAAAAAATTAG
- a CDS encoding KdsC family phosphatase, with protein MEKSYKEIMPQITTFIFDIDGVLTNGVVTIFPNGEMVRNMNIKDGYAMKAAITAGYNICIISGGTNEAVRKRFEVLGITNVYLGANNKLNPFNEYITKNNINPEQVLYMGDDIPDYPVMKEVGLPCCPKDAASEIQDISSYISHKKGGTGCVRDVIEQVLKVQGKWNGQFNAKYD; from the coding sequence ATGGAGAAAAGCTATAAAGAAATAATGCCTCAAATTACTACCTTCATTTTTGATATTGATGGTGTGTTAACAAATGGGGTTGTTACTATATTTCCAAATGGAGAAATGGTAAGAAATATGAATATTAAAGATGGATATGCTATGAAAGCTGCAATTACAGCTGGCTATAATATTTGTATAATCTCTGGAGGTACAAATGAAGCCGTTCGTAAACGGTTTGAAGTTTTAGGAATTACTAATGTTTATTTGGGGGCAAACAATAAACTAAATCCTTTTAATGAATACATTACCAAGAACAATATAAATCCTGAACAAGTATTATATATGGGCGATGATATCCCTGATTACCCAGTTATGAAAGAAGTAGGTTTGCCTTGTTGTCCTAAAGATGCTGCATCTGAAATTCAAGATATTTCCTCCTATATTTCTCACAAAAAGGGAGGTACAGGTTGTGTTCGTGATGTTATTGAACAGGTTTTAAAAGTGCAAGGTAAATGGAATGGACAATTTAATGCTAAATATGATTAG
- a CDS encoding Rossmann-like and DUF2520 domain-containing protein — translation MIKVIILGAGNVAFHLTTNLLKNTEVKLLQVYNRNIEKIQYLKNQTSITDKLTELKNADIYIIAISDDAISNFSSKLKLKNKLVVHTSGGTAMNELQSNSNKGVFYLVQSFSKERKVDFSKIPICIEAETDTDFKLLKKLAKSISNNIYPVNSNQRKSLHIAAVFVNNFVNHLYYIGHQICEEDKISFEILKPLILETANKITYLKPINAQTGPAMRNDMKTIEKHKTKLTSNQQEIYTLLTKSITKTYGEKL, via the coding sequence ATGATTAAAGTTATAATTCTTGGTGCTGGTAATGTTGCATTTCATTTAACAACAAATTTATTAAAAAATACAGAGGTTAAACTACTACAAGTTTACAATAGAAATATTGAGAAAATTCAATATTTAAAAAATCAAACCTCCATTACAGATAAATTAACAGAATTAAAAAATGCTGATATATATATAATTGCTATTTCTGATGATGCCATTTCAAATTTCTCCTCAAAATTAAAGTTAAAAAATAAACTAGTTGTTCATACCTCTGGTGGAACAGCTATGAATGAACTACAATCAAACTCAAATAAAGGTGTATTTTATTTAGTACAGTCTTTTTCAAAAGAAAGAAAAGTTGATTTTTCTAAAATACCAATTTGTATTGAAGCTGAAACTGATACAGATTTCAAACTATTAAAAAAATTGGCAAAATCAATTTCAAATAACATATACCCTGTTAATTCTAATCAAAGAAAAAGTCTACATATAGCTGCCGTTTTTGTAAATAATTTTGTGAATCATTTGTATTATATTGGTCATCAAATTTGTGAAGAAGATAAAATTTCTTTTGAAATATTAAAACCCTTAATTTTAGAAACCGCAAACAAAATAACTTACCTAAAACCTATAAATGCTCAAACTGGACCAGCGATGCGGAATGATATGAAAACTATTGAAAAACATAAAACAAAGTTAACTTCAAATCAACAAGAAATTTATACATTGCTAACAAAATCTATTACTAAAACTTATGGAGAAAAGCTATAA
- the ppdK gene encoding pyruvate, phosphate dikinase codes for MEMQQETKKRVYKFGGKTADGNSTMKNLLGGKGANLAEMSAIGIPVPPGFTITTEVCTEYNLLGKDKIISLLKNEVEAAVAKVEDIMGTKFGSNENPCLLSVRSGARVSMPGMMDTVLNLGMNDNSVQGLIAKTGNERFAWDSYRRFVQMFGGVVLGVGAQSKEDHDPFEVIIAKAKKTKGVELDTDLDVEDLKQMVTDFKKACEAQTGEPFPEDPWDQLWGSITAVFDSWMNPRAIYYRNMHGYPEEWGTAVNVQAMVYGNMGNNSGTGVAFTRDAATGENIFNGEYLINAQGEDVVAGVRTPQQITLEGSKRWAILAGISEEDRKNKYPSLEELMPAIYEELNETQDKLEKHYKDMQDLEFTIQNGKLWMLQTRNGKRTAAAMVRIAIELLEDGMIDEKKALLMQEPTKLDELLHPVFDGEAIKAAKVLAKGLPASPGAATGQIVFFADEANKYPISILVRVETSPEDLEGMNIAKGILTARGGMTSHAAVVARGMGKCCVSGAGAVQINYKTRVMTIDGKEYQEGDWISLNGSTGEVYEGKIGTKDAELSGYFGRIMKLADKYRKLGVRTNAETERECKVAIGFGAEGIGLCRTEHMFFEGERLIRMREMILAEDEAGRREALDKLLPIQRNDFKDVFAAMAGLPVTVRLLDPPLHEFVPHEEENQKEMAAEMGISVEAIKQKVEDLKEFNPMLGHRGCRLGITYPEITEMQARAIIEAALELKAEGVQTFPEIMIPLIGTVKEFKLQEEIVRAIANKVFEEKGDTIDYLVGTMIEIPRAALTADKIAEVAEFFSFGTNDLTQMGFGYSRDDAGKFLPIYIEKGILKADPFQVLDQEGIGQLVEIGTTKGRSTNSKLKVGICGEHGGEPSSVEFCHSVGMDYVSCSPFRVPIARLAAAQAALKEQA; via the coding sequence ATGGAGATGCAACAAGAAACCAAAAAAAGAGTGTATAAGTTTGGAGGTAAAACTGCAGACGGGAATAGTACTATGAAAAATTTATTAGGCGGTAAGGGAGCTAATTTAGCCGAAATGAGCGCTATTGGTATTCCTGTTCCTCCTGGTTTTACTATTACTACTGAAGTTTGTACGGAATATAACCTCCTTGGAAAAGATAAAATTATTTCATTATTAAAAAATGAAGTTGAAGCTGCTGTTGCAAAAGTTGAAGATATTATGGGTACCAAGTTTGGAAGTAATGAAAACCCATGTTTATTATCTGTTCGCTCAGGAGCAAGAGTTTCAATGCCTGGCATGATGGATACCGTGTTAAATCTTGGAATGAATGATAATTCAGTTCAGGGTTTAATTGCAAAAACAGGAAATGAAAGATTTGCTTGGGATTCATACAGACGATTTGTTCAAATGTTTGGTGGGGTTGTTTTAGGTGTTGGAGCACAATCAAAAGAAGACCATGACCCTTTTGAAGTAATTATAGCTAAAGCAAAAAAAACTAAAGGTGTTGAATTAGATACAGATTTAGATGTAGAAGATTTAAAACAAATGGTTACAGACTTTAAAAAGGCCTGTGAAGCTCAAACTGGTGAACCTTTCCCTGAAGACCCTTGGGATCAACTTTGGGGTAGTATTACTGCTGTATTTGATAGTTGGATGAATCCAAGAGCTATTTATTACAGAAACATGCACGGATATCCTGAAGAATGGGGAACAGCCGTAAATGTTCAAGCAATGGTGTATGGTAATATGGGTAATAACTCAGGTACCGGAGTTGCTTTTACACGAGATGCTGCAACCGGTGAAAATATATTTAATGGTGAGTATTTAATCAATGCACAAGGTGAAGATGTTGTTGCAGGTGTTAGAACGCCTCAACAAATTACATTAGAAGGATCTAAAAGATGGGCTATACTAGCGGGTATATCTGAAGAAGACAGAAAAAACAAATACCCTTCTTTAGAAGAATTAATGCCTGCTATTTATGAAGAGTTGAATGAAACTCAAGACAAACTTGAGAAGCATTATAAAGATATGCAAGATTTAGAATTTACCATTCAAAATGGTAAACTATGGATGTTACAAACTCGTAATGGAAAACGTACTGCTGCCGCAATGGTTAGAATTGCCATAGAATTACTTGAAGATGGTATGATTGATGAAAAGAAAGCGCTATTAATGCAAGAGCCTACTAAATTAGATGAACTTTTACACCCCGTTTTTGATGGTGAAGCAATTAAAGCCGCCAAAGTTTTAGCCAAAGGTTTACCTGCATCTCCAGGAGCTGCAACAGGTCAAATAGTTTTCTTTGCAGATGAAGCCAACAAGTATCCAATTTCAATTTTAGTGCGTGTTGAAACTTCTCCTGAAGATTTGGAAGGAATGAACATTGCCAAAGGTATTTTAACCGCTCGTGGCGGTATGACTTCACATGCAGCTGTTGTTGCTCGTGGAATGGGTAAATGCTGTGTTTCTGGTGCTGGCGCTGTTCAAATAAATTATAAAACTAGAGTAATGACCATTGATGGCAAAGAATACCAAGAGGGTGACTGGATTTCATTAAATGGCTCAACAGGCGAGGTTTATGAAGGAAAAATTGGAACCAAAGATGCCGAATTAAGCGGTTATTTTGGTCGTATTATGAAACTAGCTGATAAATACCGAAAACTTGGTGTTAGAACAAATGCTGAAACAGAAAGGGAATGTAAAGTAGCAATTGGTTTTGGTGCTGAAGGTATTGGCCTTTGCCGTACTGAACATATGTTCTTCGAAGGAGAAAGGTTAATTCGTATGCGTGAAATGATTTTAGCAGAAGACGAAGCTGGTAGAAGAGAAGCGTTGGATAAATTATTACCTATTCAACGTAACGATTTTAAAGATGTATTTGCTGCAATGGCAGGACTACCCGTAACAGTTCGTTTGCTAGATCCACCGTTGCACGAATTTGTTCCTCATGAAGAAGAAAATCAAAAAGAAATGGCTGCTGAAATGGGAATTTCTGTTGAGGCAATCAAACAAAAAGTTGAAGATTTAAAAGAATTTAACCCTATGTTAGGTCATAGAGGTTGTAGATTAGGAATTACATATCCTGAAATTACTGAAATGCAAGCAAGAGCAATTATTGAAGCTGCATTGGAATTAAAAGCTGAAGGAGTCCAAACATTTCCTGAAATTATGATTCCACTTATTGGTACCGTTAAAGAATTTAAATTACAAGAAGAAATTGTAAGAGCTATTGCCAATAAAGTTTTTGAAGAAAAAGGAGACACAATAGATTATTTGGTTGGTACCATGATTGAAATTCCACGTGCTGCTTTAACTGCTGATAAAATAGCTGAAGTTGCTGAATTCTTCTCATTTGGAACCAATGATCTTACCCAAATGGGCTTTGGATATTCACGTGACGATGCTGGTAAATTTTTACCAATTTATATTGAAAAAGGCATTCTAAAAGCTGATCCATTCCAAGTATTAGACCAAGAAGGTATTGGTCAATTAGTTGAAATAGGAACTACAAAAGGACGCTCAACAAATTCAAAACTTAAAGTAGGTATTTGTGGTGAACATGGTGGAGAACCAAGTTCAGTAGAATTTTGCCATAGCGTTGGAATGGATTATGTTAGTTGTTCTCCATTTAGAGTTCCAATTGCACGTTTAGCTGCTGCACAAGCTGCCCTTAAAGAACAAGCTTAA
- a CDS encoding TolC family protein, whose protein sequence is MNCIKKIIILIIFINFSVGFTQEKLTKNKAVSLALENNYGIKIADSNLKIAENNKSILNSGYLPTLTGNAGATYNKDNTEAVFSNQEVRILEGAKSNRFNASLSLNYTLFDGLGRLYNYKQLKEQYNLTELQARETIEKTLLQLFTVYHNVALLTENVALLNQSLKISKDRLTRANYQFDFGQNTKLFVLNAEVDVNNDSIALLNTKQLLLNAKRDLYVVLGKKENPNFDVDTQVNFIITLNKQELLEQLKTNNVNLLQIQRGIEISNFQLKANKSGYLPTIGLTTTYGWSKSNNNSASFLLESTNTGISTGFNFKWDLFNGGRTRTQVQNAKINYDIQQLSKQQKELEITRDFNNAWEDYKTKLFVFQTQEKNVQTNTNNFNRTKESYKLGQVTSIEFRQAQINLISAQLNLNKAKYEAKDAELKLLQLTGELLNVKY, encoded by the coding sequence ATGAATTGTATTAAAAAAATAATCATTTTAATTATTTTTATAAATTTTTCTGTAGGTTTTACACAAGAAAAATTAACAAAAAATAAAGCTGTTAGCTTAGCTTTAGAAAATAATTATGGAATTAAAATTGCTGATAGTAATCTTAAAATTGCGGAAAATAATAAAAGTATTTTAAACTCCGGATACTTACCAACATTAACTGGTAATGCTGGTGCTACATACAATAAAGATAATACCGAAGCTGTATTTTCTAATCAAGAAGTAAGAATATTAGAAGGTGCGAAGAGTAATAGGTTCAATGCTTCTTTAAGTTTAAATTATACGTTATTTGATGGACTAGGTAGACTTTATAACTACAAACAACTAAAAGAACAATACAACCTAACCGAATTACAAGCTAGAGAAACAATTGAAAAAACATTATTGCAATTATTTACTGTATACCACAATGTGGCTTTATTAACTGAAAATGTAGCCCTCTTAAATCAAAGTTTAAAAATTTCTAAAGATCGCTTAACAAGAGCAAACTATCAATTTGATTTTGGACAAAACACAAAATTATTTGTTTTAAATGCTGAAGTTGATGTTAATAATGACAGTATTGCACTACTAAACACCAAGCAATTATTACTCAATGCTAAACGAGATTTATATGTTGTTTTAGGAAAAAAGGAGAATCCTAATTTTGATGTAGATACCCAAGTAAATTTTATAATAACTTTAAATAAACAAGAGTTACTTGAACAACTAAAAACAAATAATGTAAACTTACTTCAAATACAAAGAGGTATAGAAATTAGTAACTTTCAACTTAAAGCAAATAAATCTGGATATTTGCCCACCATTGGTTTAACTACTACATATGGCTGGTCTAAAAGTAATAATAATTCTGCTTCTTTCTTACTCGAATCAACCAATACAGGTATTTCAACTGGCTTTAATTTTAAATGGGATTTATTCAATGGCGGTCGTACTAGAACGCAAGTTCAAAATGCTAAAATTAATTACGATATACAACAATTATCTAAACAACAAAAAGAACTAGAAATAACACGTGATTTTAACAATGCTTGGGAAGATTATAAAACTAAATTATTCGTATTTCAAACACAAGAGAAAAACGTACAAACAAATACTAATAACTTTAATCGAACAAAAGAAAGCTACAAGCTTGGCCAAGTTACTTCAATTGAGTTTAGACAAGCACAAATTAACCTTATAAGTGCACAACTTAACTTAAATAAAGCTAAATATGAGGCAAAAGATGCTGAATTAAAATTATTACAATTAACAGGAGAATTACTTAATGTTAAATATTAA